The proteins below come from a single Mugil cephalus isolate CIBA_MC_2020 chromosome 7, CIBA_Mcephalus_1.1, whole genome shotgun sequence genomic window:
- the twsg1a gene encoding twisted gastrulation protein homolog 1-A, which yields MRPGQLILPAAATLLVLLSGLSLTFGCNKALCASDVSKCLIQELCQCRPSDGNCSCCKECMLCLGNLWEECCDCVGMCNPKNYNDSPATSKSTVEELHRPIPSLFRALTEGDAPINMMVVSFPVDEELSHHENLVSFLESLDDQHQNVSVPGNSIHAYDIQEQNMCTVVYFDDCVSIRQCKLYCESMGGSKYRWFHNACCQCIGPECVDYGSKDVKCMNCLD from the exons ATGAGGCCTGGTCAGCTGATCCTCCCTGCCGCCGCCactctcctcgtcctcctgtcCGGACTGTCTCTGACCTTCGGCTGCAACAAGGCCCTGTGCGCCAGCGACGTCAGCAAATGTCTCATCCAG GAGCTGTGCCAGTGTCGTCCCTCTGATGGGAACTGCTCCTGCTGCAAGGAGTGCATGCTGTGTCTGGGGAACCTCTGGGAAGAGTGCTGCGACTGCGTGG GGATGTGCAACCCCAAGAACTACAACGACTCCCCGGCCACGTCCAAGAGCACCGTGGAGGAGCTGCACCGCCCGATCCCCTCGCTGTTCCGCGCCCTCACCGAAGGCGACGCGCCGATCAACATGATGGTCGTGTCCTTCCCCGTCGACGAGGAGCTCTCGCACCACGAGAACCTGGTGTCCTTCCTGGAGTCGCTCGACGACCAGCACCAGAACGTGTCCGTGCCCGGCAACAGCATCCACGCCTACGACATTCAAG AACAGAATATGTGCACCGTGGTCTACTTCGACGACTGCGTGTCCATCCGTCAGTGTAAACTATACTGTGAGTCAATGGGAGGATCCAAGTACCGCTGGTTTCACAACGCCTGCTGCCAGTGCATCGGACCCGAGTGCGTGGACTACGGCAGCAAGGACGTCAAGTGCATGAACTGTCTCGACTGA